DNA from Devosia yakushimensis:
CAGCAGGCGCTGGGCCTGGGGCCAGCCGCACTGGCCTTTACGCTATTGGGACTGCCCTGCGGCACGCTGCTGACGTTGCCCTTTGCCGGCCCCCTGGTGGGCAGGATCGGACCGCGCATGGCAATCCTTTCCGGCTTTCTGTTTTACGCCATCGCGATCAGCCTGCCGGCCTTTGCGCCCAGCCCCACACTGCTCTTTATCGCCCTGATGCTGGCGGGGTCGTCGATTTCCTTCCTTGAACTCGGGCTCAACGTGCAGGCCGATGCGGTGGAGAAATCGACCGGTTCACTGATCATGACCACCTCGCATGGCTTCTGGTCGGTGGGGATCATGGTGGGCAGCCTTGTCGGCTCGGGATTGGCCGCGCTGGGATTGGCGCCGGCCTGGGCAATTCTCCTGGTTGCGGCGATCAATCTGCCGCTGGGGATTATCGTCGCGCTCCGCCTGCCGGTTCTGGCCACGGAAAGCGAGAACAAGACCGCGGGCCAGCGCTCGGCCTGGGCCATGCCATCCTGGGCGCTATTGGGCATCTGCTTTTTCGTCTTCGGCATTACCATGACCGAAGGGGCCATGGCCGACTGGTCGGCGGTGTTCCTGCGCGAGGCATTGGGTGCCGATGGGGGCCTTGCCGGGCTAGGCTATTCGGTCTTTGCCTTCATGGTGGCGACGGGGCGGTTTGGCGGCGACACGCTCAAGGCACGGTTCGGGGCGGTCACGACGGCGCGGATCTGCGGCACGCTGGCCCTGGCGGGCGCGGCAATCCTCTTCATCGCGCCCAATACGATTGCCGCCCTGTTCGGCTTTGCCATTATCGGGCTCGGTGTTTCGGTGGGGTTTCCGTTGGCGGTGACCGCGGCGGCGAGCCTTACCGACAGACCATCCTCGTCCAATGTCGCGGTCCTCTCGTTCGTGGCGCTGTGCGGCTTTCTCGTCGGTCCACCGGTGATCGGGTTCATCGCCGAACATGCCGATATGCGCATGGGCCTATTGGCGCTGGTGCCGGTATTGCTGGTGAGCCTGTTGCTGACCGGACGGCTGATGGTCAACAGCAGGGCGCCCGCCCATAATCCTGAAGCAGAAGTTCCCGGAGTTCTTTAGATGCGTATTGCCGTTGCCGGGCTGCATACCGAATGCAGCACTTATAATCCCGTGCTGGCCCGCGAGGCCGATTTTCGCATCTTGCGCGGCCCCAGCATGCTCAAGGATGCCTATTTCGATTTCCTGACACATTTTCCGCCCGAGTTCATCACCATCCTGCATGCAAGGGCCATTGCCGGCGGGCCGGTGGAGCGGGGCATCTATGAGCGCTGGAAGGGAGAAATCCTCGATGGCCTCAAAAGCGCCCTGCCGCTGGATGGGGTGTATCTGGCCATGCATGGCGCCATGTTCGTTGAGGGGCTGTTCGATGCCGAGGGTGATTTCATTGCCGCGGTACGCGAAGTGGTCGGGCCCGATGTGCTGATCGCGGCAAGTTACGACCTCCATGGCAATGTCAGCCAACGGATCGTCGACAGCCTCGACATTTTTTCCACCTATCGCACGGCGCCGCATATCGACGTGCCCGATACGATGCGCCGGGCAGTGACCATGCTGGTGCGCGCTTTGCGGACGGGGCAGCGTCCGGCCCTGGTCTGGGCTCCGGTGCCTGTACTGCTGCCGGGCGAGCGGACCAGTACGCAGGACGAGCCGGCGCGGACCTTTTATTCGCAATTGCAGCAGACCGAAGACCCGACAGGCATCTGGGATGCCTCGTTCCAGGTGGGCTATGTCTGGGCGGACGAGCCACGGGCGACCGCCTGCGCGGTGATTACCGGCACGGATCGTTCCGCCATGGAAAAGGCCGCCGCGGCTTTGGCGCAGAATTACTGGGATATTCGGAGCGATTTCGTCTTTGGGACGAAGACAGGCAGTATCGAGGAATGCGTCGACTGGGCGGTGACTTCGGAAACGGGGCCTGTCGTCTTGGCGGAATCGGGGGATAACCCGACTGGTGGCGGCGTGGGCGATCGCGCCGAAGTTCTGGCGGCGCTGATCGCGAGGGACGCGCAGGGCGTGGTGTTTGCCGGCATTGCCGACAAGGCGGCGACCGAGGCGGCTTATGCGGCGGGCGTGGGGGCCAAGATTGCCCTGCGGATCGGGGGGAGCCTCGACACCAGCAGCCAACCGGTCGAGGCCGAAGCGGAGGTCATCTTCCTGCTCGAAACGGACGATGCGCGGCTGCGCGAGGCCGTGGTGCGGATCGGTGGGATCGACCTGGTGCTGACGGTTCGCCGGCGGCCCTTCCACAATATCCCGGACTTTACCCGGCTCGGGCTCGACCCGCGCCTGGCCAGGATCGTGGTGGTGAAATCGGGCTATCTCTCACCCGATCTCGGTCCCATTGCCAATCCAAGCCTCATGGCCTTGTCGCCAGGCGTGGTGGACCAATTCGTCGAACGGCTGGTGCGCAACCATAAAAGCGTGCCGCAATATCCGTTCGACAGGGAATTTTCCTATGTGCCGGCCCCGATCTGGTCGGCGCGGGCGAGGTAAGGTCGGCAGGCACCTTCTCGTCATAATCGCAGTCGCTTCCCTCGGGCTTGACCCGAGGGTCATTCGCTACTTGTGCCGAGGGGAGAGTGGCCCTCGGGTCGAGCCCGAGGGAGGCGCTGGTGATGGGAAGGCGTTGGAGGTCTCTCCTACGCCGCCGCGGCGCCCGCGCTCTGTGTCCGCAGGGGAATGCAAAGCGGGCGGCCATGGACCGGATCGGTGATGACCATGGATTGCACGTCGAAGACTTCGGCGATCCGGGCCTCGGTCATCAGCTCTTCGGGCGTGCCCGAGGCGGCGATGGCGCCATCGCGCAGGAAAACCAGCCGGTCGGCATAGCGCGCGGCCAGGTTCAGATCGTGCAGCACGAGAACCACGGTACGACCGAATTCAACATTGAGCTGGCGCACGAGATCGAGGCAATCGAGCTGATGGGCCATATCGAGATGGTTGACCGGCTCGTCGAGGCAGACCACATCGGTTTCCTGCGCCAGGACCATGGCGATCCAGACGCGTTGCAATTGGCCGCCCGAAAGTGAACCCAGCCGGCGCTTGCGCAGATGAGCAACGCCGGTGCCTGCCATGGCGCGGTCGAGCGCGGCGGCGTCGTCGGCGCTCCAGGGCTGCATCATGGATTGATGCGGATAGCGGCCCAGCCGCACCAGTTCCTCGACCGTCATGTCGTCGGGCGCCGATGGGCTTTGTGCAAGCAAGCCGATCTGGCGGGCCAGCATGCGGTCATTGAGCGTGGCGATATCGACATCGCCCAGCCGCACCTGGCCGCCGCTCGGCTTGTGGAGGCGCCGGATAGCGCGGAGCAAGGTGGATTTGCCGCAGCCATTGGGGCCGGCCAGAACGGTGATCTTGCCCTTGGGAATGGGCAGCGACAGGGCATTGAGCACGCTGACCGTGCCATAGGCCAGGCTGAGATTGTCGACCGAGATGCGATGATCCACTGCGCTATCCGTCATGGCGTTGCCTGCCCATCAACAAGAAGAGGAAATAGGGAGCGCCGATGACCGCGGTGACGGTGCCGGCGGGAACTTCGATGGGGGCAAAGACCACCCGGACGATCAGGTCGGCTGATACCAGCATGATGGCGCCAAGCAGGAAGCTGCCGGCAAGACCGGCATAGACATTGCGGCCCACGAGCAGGCGCGCCAGGTGCGGCGCCATGAGCCCGATGAACCCGACGCCACCGACAAAGGCCACGGACACCGCGGTCAGCGCTGCGGCCAGGGCGAAGATCAGGATGCGGAATACCGGCAGATCGAGGCCGACGCCGCGCGCCGAGACCTCGTCGAGATCGGCCGGCGGCAGTTTCCGGGCAGCGAGCAGGGACAAGAGCAGCAAAGGCAGCATGGCCAGTGCGGTGACCTGGATTTCGCTCCAGTTGATCTCGTTGACCGCCCCGGCGATCCAGCGCGCGGCCTGGCTGGTGCGATAGATGGGGCCGATCAGCATCATGACGATGGT
Protein-coding regions in this window:
- a CDS encoding MFS transporter, with the protein product MSVQRLTMLVFFLQPLAFGSWLPRIPDVQQALGLGPAALAFTLLGLPCGTLLTLPFAGPLVGRIGPRMAILSGFLFYAIAISLPAFAPSPTLLFIALMLAGSSISFLELGLNVQADAVEKSTGSLIMTTSHGFWSVGIMVGSLVGSGLAALGLAPAWAILLVAAINLPLGIIVALRLPVLATESENKTAGQRSAWAMPSWALLGICFFVFGITMTEGAMADWSAVFLREALGADGGLAGLGYSVFAFMVATGRFGGDTLKARFGAVTTARICGTLALAGAAILFIAPNTIAALFGFAIIGLGVSVGFPLAVTAAASLTDRPSSSNVAVLSFVALCGFLVGPPVIGFIAEHADMRMGLLALVPVLLVSLLLTGRLMVNSRAPAHNPEAEVPGVL
- a CDS encoding M81 family metallopeptidase, which encodes MRIAVAGLHTECSTYNPVLAREADFRILRGPSMLKDAYFDFLTHFPPEFITILHARAIAGGPVERGIYERWKGEILDGLKSALPLDGVYLAMHGAMFVEGLFDAEGDFIAAVREVVGPDVLIAASYDLHGNVSQRIVDSLDIFSTYRTAPHIDVPDTMRRAVTMLVRALRTGQRPALVWAPVPVLLPGERTSTQDEPARTFYSQLQQTEDPTGIWDASFQVGYVWADEPRATACAVITGTDRSAMEKAAAALAQNYWDIRSDFVFGTKTGSIEECVDWAVTSETGPVVLAESGDNPTGGGVGDRAEVLAALIARDAQGVVFAGIADKAATEAAYAAGVGAKIALRIGGSLDTSSQPVEAEAEVIFLLETDDARLREAVVRIGGIDLVLTVRRRPFHNIPDFTRLGLDPRLARIVVVKSGYLSPDLGPIANPSLMALSPGVVDQFVERLVRNHKSVPQYPFDREFSYVPAPIWSARAR
- a CDS encoding ABC transporter ATP-binding protein, with amino-acid sequence MTDSAVDHRISVDNLSLAYGTVSVLNALSLPIPKGKITVLAGPNGCGKSTLLRAIRRLHKPSGGQVRLGDVDIATLNDRMLARQIGLLAQSPSAPDDMTVEELVRLGRYPHQSMMQPWSADDAAALDRAMAGTGVAHLRKRRLGSLSGGQLQRVWIAMVLAQETDVVCLDEPVNHLDMAHQLDCLDLVRQLNVEFGRTVVLVLHDLNLAARYADRLVFLRDGAIAASGTPEELMTEARIAEVFDVQSMVITDPVHGRPLCIPLRTQSAGAAAA
- a CDS encoding FecCD family ABC transporter permease is translated as MSGLTSNLAPARAPAVLLIMAVAFVLLALSGVAFGSTWIPIDQVTRVIMGAGEKTQNLIVLQLRLPRVVIAALAGGGMAAAGFLLQKITRNSLASPGVLGVIDGAALGVVIFLALLSDESNSLVTSIAYQPVAATLGALAAISLVFILSGRQSSSAIRLLLFGIAIAAVAKAITIVMMLIGPIYRTSQAARWIAGAVNEINWSEIQVTALAMLPLLLLSLLAARKLPPADLDEVSARGVGLDLPVFRILIFALAAALTAVSVAFVGGVGFIGLMAPHLARLLVGRNVYAGLAGSFLLGAIMLVSADLIVRVVFAPIEVPAGTVTAVIGAPYFLFLLMGRQRHDG